A DNA window from Providencia huaxiensis contains the following coding sequences:
- the putP gene encoding sodium/proline symporter PutP → MTVSTPMIIMFVVYITGMLLIGYIAYRSTKNFDDYILGGRSLGSVVTALSAGASDMSGWLLMGLPGAIFLAGISESWIAIGLSLGAYLNWLFVAGRLRVQTEKNNNALTLPDYFTSRFEDNSKILRIISAVVILVFFTIYCASGVVAGGLLFESTFNMSYEKAMWLGALATIAYTFLGGFLAVSWTDTVQASLMIFALILTPIVVILSLGGIDTSIEVIKAKNPEYLDMFKDMNIIAILSLLGWGLGYFGQPHILARFMAADSARTIRSARRISMTWMVLCLGGTIAVGFFGIAYFENNPALAGSVMQNNERIFMELTGILFNPWVAGILLSAILAAVMSTLSCQLLVCASALTEDLYKPFIRKSASQKELVWVGRFMVLLVAAIAIYIARDPNNKVLALVSNAWAGFGAAFGPVVLISVMWKRMTRTGALAGMLVGAVTVLVWMKYKWFDLYEIIPGFLLATIAIVVVSLMTKAPSAAAQARFDEAEAEYKAS, encoded by the coding sequence ATGACTGTAAGCACTCCGATGATCATTATGTTCGTCGTATATATTACTGGCATGTTACTAATTGGCTATATAGCCTATCGCTCAACTAAAAACTTTGACGATTATATTCTGGGTGGACGAAGTTTAGGCAGTGTCGTAACTGCATTGTCCGCTGGAGCCTCAGATATGAGCGGTTGGTTGCTTATGGGGTTACCGGGTGCGATTTTCTTAGCCGGGATTTCTGAAAGTTGGATTGCTATCGGTTTGAGTCTCGGTGCATATCTTAACTGGTTATTTGTTGCAGGGCGTTTACGTGTCCAAACAGAAAAAAATAATAATGCACTAACATTACCTGATTATTTTACGAGCCGTTTTGAAGATAATAGTAAGATTTTACGTATTATTTCTGCTGTTGTTATTTTAGTTTTCTTTACGATTTATTGTGCATCAGGTGTGGTCGCAGGTGGTTTATTATTTGAAAGCACATTTAATATGAGTTATGAGAAAGCGATGTGGTTAGGGGCACTCGCGACCATTGCTTACACTTTCTTAGGTGGTTTTTTAGCGGTGAGTTGGACTGATACAGTTCAAGCTTCATTAATGATCTTCGCATTGATTCTAACACCTATTGTTGTGATCCTTTCTTTAGGGGGAATAGATACCTCTATTGAAGTCATTAAAGCTAAAAACCCTGAATATCTTGATATGTTTAAAGACATGAATATTATCGCAATTCTGTCATTACTAGGTTGGGGATTAGGCTATTTTGGGCAACCTCACATTTTAGCGCGTTTTATGGCAGCAGACTCTGCGCGTACTATTCGTTCTGCTCGACGTATTAGTATGACATGGATGGTGTTATGCCTAGGTGGAACAATTGCGGTTGGTTTCTTTGGTATCGCTTATTTTGAAAATAACCCGGCTTTAGCGGGGTCGGTCATGCAAAATAATGAGCGCATATTTATGGAGTTAACGGGAATTTTGTTTAACCCATGGGTCGCTGGTATTTTATTATCAGCCATATTAGCAGCGGTAATGAGTACGTTAAGTTGCCAGTTATTAGTTTGTGCAAGCGCGTTAACGGAAGATTTATATAAGCCTTTTATCCGTAAGAGTGCGAGTCAAAAAGAGTTAGTGTGGGTAGGGCGTTTTATGGTGTTGTTGGTCGCTGCAATTGCCATTTATATTGCTCGTGACCCAAATAATAAAGTTTTGGCTTTAGTGAGTAATGCGTGGGCGGGTTTCGGTGCGGCATTTGGTCCTGTTGTTTTAATTTCTGTAATGTGGAAACGAATGACCCGTACGGGGGCACTTGCAGGAATGCTAGTTGGCGCTGTGACAGTGCTAGTTTGGATGAAATACAAATGGTTTGATTTGTACGAAATCATTCCTGGTTTCTTATTAGCAACAATCGCTATTGTTGTTGTGAGTTTAATGACTAAAGCGCCAAGTGCAGCAGCTCAAGCTCGTTTTGATGAGGCTGAGGCAGAATATAAAGCAAGCTAA
- the cycA gene encoding D-serine/D-alanine/glycine transporter → MEENANSLSTQPNTDRNQLKRSLSNRHIQLIAIGGAIGTGLFMGSGKTISLAGPSIIFVYMIIGFVLFFVMRAMGELLLSNLNYKSFSDFSADLIGPWAGFFVGWTYWFCWVITGIADIIAITAYVSFWAPDFPEWVTSFICVVTLLTLNLVSVRLFGELEFWFAMIKIVAIVALIAVGGTLIAMNFQSPTGHTASLSNIWSDGGMFPMGISGFFAGFQIAIFAFVGIELVGTAAAETRDPEKSLPKAINAIPIRIIAFYVLSLIVIMAVTPWRTILADKSPFVEMFVLISLPAAASIVNFVVLTSAASSANSGVFSTSRMLFGLSKEGDAPKQFSQLSKKAVPATGLIFTCICLSFGIVLIYFIPDIMHAFTLVTTVSAILFMFIWSMILYSYLNFRKKRPEMHKASHYKMPAGIVMSWLSLAFFAFMVVLLAFQHDTRQALIATPVWFILLFIGYQFAKRRKNH, encoded by the coding sequence ATGGAAGAAAATGCGAATTCACTATCAACACAACCCAATACTGATCGTAATCAGCTAAAACGTAGCCTTAGTAACCGCCATATACAACTTATTGCAATTGGTGGTGCAATTGGTACTGGCTTATTTATGGGTTCTGGCAAAACCATTTCACTCGCAGGCCCATCGATTATCTTTGTATATATGATAATTGGCTTTGTACTATTTTTCGTGATGCGCGCAATGGGTGAACTGCTACTTTCTAATCTGAACTACAAATCATTTAGTGATTTTTCTGCTGACCTTATCGGCCCATGGGCAGGCTTTTTTGTCGGTTGGACATACTGGTTCTGCTGGGTTATCACCGGTATTGCCGATATCATTGCGATTACAGCCTATGTGAGCTTTTGGGCTCCTGATTTTCCTGAATGGGTAACCTCGTTTATCTGCGTGGTCACCTTATTAACGCTCAACCTAGTTTCTGTCAGGCTATTCGGTGAGCTTGAATTCTGGTTCGCCATGATAAAAATTGTGGCCATTGTGGCTCTCATTGCTGTAGGCGGCACATTAATCGCCATGAATTTCCAATCCCCTACTGGCCATACTGCATCTTTAAGTAACATTTGGAGCGATGGTGGAATGTTCCCGATGGGGATCAGCGGCTTCTTTGCTGGCTTCCAAATTGCTATTTTTGCATTTGTTGGAATTGAATTAGTAGGTACGGCGGCTGCGGAGACACGTGATCCTGAGAAATCTTTGCCAAAAGCTATCAACGCAATCCCTATCAGGATCATTGCATTTTATGTCTTATCTTTAATTGTCATTATGGCTGTCACTCCTTGGCGAACCATATTGGCCGATAAAAGCCCATTTGTAGAAATGTTTGTCCTGATAAGCCTACCGGCAGCGGCAAGTATTGTTAACTTTGTGGTTCTAACTTCTGCGGCATCTTCAGCAAATAGTGGTGTGTTTTCCACCAGCAGAATGCTGTTTGGGCTTTCAAAAGAAGGTGATGCACCAAAACAATTTAGCCAATTATCTAAAAAAGCAGTGCCTGCTACCGGGCTAATTTTTACTTGTATCTGCCTCAGTTTTGGTATTGTTCTGATCTATTTTATTCCTGATATCATGCATGCATTCACGCTAGTCACAACCGTGTCTGCTATTCTCTTTATGTTTATTTGGAGCATGATTTTATATAGCTACTTAAATTTCCGTAAAAAACGCCCTGAAATGCACAAAGCATCTCATTACAAAATGCCTGCTGGAATTGTGATGTCATGGTTAAGCCTCGCCTTTTTCGCCTTTATGGTCGTGTTATTAGCATTTCAGCACGACACAAGACAAGCCTTAATTGCCACACCAGTTTGGTTTATTCTATTATTTATTGGTTACCAATTCGCCAAGCGTAGAAAAAACCATTAA